AGACGTTCAAAAGAACGGGAGAGTCAAGATCAAAGGACCCATGTCTGAACTTCTAGAGATCTTCGCTGACAAAATGAACTTCAGGTACGTACACAGTCACAGtctgtatgtacacacacacacacggccttcATGTACACGTTATTTGCATGGTAATACATTTGGAAGCCTGCTTGGAACtattcttattattcttattttttattattaataatttattattattattgttattattattattattattattattattattattattattattattattattattattattatcatcatcatcatcatcatcattattaacgTGAATGTGGAAAAAATAAAGGAGAAGAAAACTAAAATTAGAGAATTATCAGAGGGAAATAGTCTCACTTTCATTTTCTGAACAATTTCTAAACAGCTATGAGTTGGTTCGTCCCTCAGACCTGATGTGGGGAGGACCTCAGACAGATGGATCTTGGACCGGAATGCTAGGGATGCTGCAGAGGCTGGTGGGTAACTGCTTAAGTATCCTGTAGTGTCCATTTCCTTCAAAGGGAGTAAaagagtaccttgatgctggtaaagggttgTTTATTTTAAAAAGAATTGATGTTACCTTCCAAGACTACCTCCGATTTTCGAGAATCAtgttacacacagacacacacacacacacacacacacacacacacacacacacacacacatacacacacacacacacacacacacacacacacacacacacacacacacacacacacacacacacacacacacacacacacacacacacacgcgcacacacacacacacacacacacacacacacacacacacacacacacacacacacacacacacacacacacacacgcacacacacacacacacacacacacacacacacacacacacacacacacacacacacacacacgcgcacacacacacacacacacacacacacacacacacacacacatacatacacacacacacacacacacacacacacacacgcacacacacacacacaacacacacacacacacacacacacacacacacgcacacacacacacatacacacacacacacacacgtacttatatacaacaggcctagtgtctaatcgacatgtgccttggacaaaatggtaacaaaatggtaactaactaacacacatatgCATGCAgaaaaaccactgtgaaaaaacagtgaaattccgAACGTTTCGTCATTTTTCACAttatcacagttccttgatatgagaaatcacgaaagtgcttgcaatttcactattttttcacaatggttgttctgtatattgtgatatcacctgtttactgtgatcttattggatATGTATATGTTCATACGTTTATAGGTCAtatgagagtatatatatatatatatatatatatatatatatatatatatatatatatatatatatatatatatatatatatatatatatatatatatatttatatatatatatgtatgtatatatatatatatatatatatatatatatatatatatatatatatatatatatttatatatatatatatatatgtatgtatatatatatatatatatatatatatatatatatatatatatatatatatatttatatatatgcaataagatcacagtaaacaggtgatttcagaatatgcaaaacaaccactgtgaaagaatagagaagttcaaagcgcattcgtgactactcacattatcaaggaacaatgaaagtaaagcatcaaaggaaggtatataaaggggtagcccacaccacactaaagttgctagaaatactttttacaatcaaaAAGGGACaatcagccttattcaactaaaaatatgttggttctccctttccatgaaaacttggttgatatgcctactcttcttaagacttttaatattaaagttgtattcaaaaatcttgatacagaaaaaaaaacttttgataaagaattccccccaaaatgctgatggatgtgtctataagattccttgtaaaatttgcgataaagtttattgcggtcaaactggtaaaaatctcgaactaagattaaaacaacataagaactggacaagattccaatgctctatttattcatgtaagagattttaaccatccaattgattttcaaaaagttgagaaagtagtatcaagcaagtccatggtcgacaggaatataattgaatcttgtttcataaaaagcagttttgacaataatatgaatatttccttttgtttatataaattagatccatttataattaatagaatttgggaagaatttaataatacattggacaaataatgtatttttatatttcttatttcttgggtagaatagtttgttggtgggttgtatgaaggacctgtctagttcggccggcgggcctgctgtcttgcttcaggtgtttcgttgttgtgggatctgatagtgaggtgtgggctacccctttatataccttcctttgatgctttactttcattgttccttgataatgtgagtagtcacgaaagcgcttggaacctctctattctttcacagtggttgttttgcatatatatatatatatatatatatatgtatatatatatatatatatatatatatatatatatatatgtatatatatatatatatatatatacactcacatgAAGTGTTCGAGGCAGTACTTCCATCTCTCATCAGGAGGTCGAGTTCGCTATCGGCCCCTTCGGTGTAACAGATCTTCGGGAGACTGTGTGTGATTTCAGTGAACCAGTCCACAGCGAGAACAACGCTATTCTTATGGTTCGTCCCACCCTGCAGAACGATGTCTCCGGCTTCCTTAAACCCTTCGCTTTTGAGGTAGGTAGTGGTTCTTTTTCGTCATGTcgcaggacaagtgtctcctgatacAGGTCTCTGTGTCAAGATTTGCTAGTTTATTTAACCTAGTACATTTGCTAGTTTATTTGACCTAGGTTTTAGATTCTAATGAAACACTGGAGGTCTTAAAGTGCTTCCAGATACTGGATCGTGGGATTCACTGAGCAAGTAGAAAACTTGCTCCTACTCCTTGAGGATTGTGATTTAATTCGTGGAATGCTTTCTTTTCCTGTGTTAGTGGACACTGATATGAGCCGACAAGTGGTAATTTTCAAGATGTACTATGGGTGTAATGTTGTGTAATAAAGCTTCCCCTGCTAAAAGACACATGAAATAAGGAGGAAAGTTTTACTCTAACGACGTTTCACTCACTAGGGTTTATCAAGTGCGAAATTATCCTTTTTTTCCTCTCTGAAAATTGCCAGCTGAAAAGCAGAAGCAATATCTATAGTTTCGTTGAGCTGCATTTGTTTTTGTATATTTTACCTTAGATAAAGAGCTTGTGAACGTGCATCGTGCTTCATCCTACTCTAGTGGGAGGCAAGTCGAAGTCTGTAGCCTTCCAGATGTTGCAGGTATGGCTGTTAATGCTCTTGAGTCTCGTGAGCGTGGTTGGTGCCGTGACACTCCTGTTGTGGGTCGAGGACAAGCTAAACGACATCAACACCTGCAATACTCTCTATGTGGAGAAGACCAACAATTTCAGTACCGACAACACCCTCGCGGAGGATAAGATCTACAGCTTCGACTCCCGAAACACTCTCGTTAAGGCGGCCATGTGGAGTCTTAAGGCTCTTACGCAAGAAAGTAGGTGGTTACGGGATTCTTTAATTTTCTCGGATCACATATAATGATATGGACAAAAATCATAATATACAGTTTTCGGTAAATACAGCATTATACTCTGTGCTAATTCTCTCTATCTTCTAAGATATTTAGCATCAAAACTGGAATTAAGTCTTTTTTTCCAATAAATTCCATGAATTATTAACAACATACCATCCACATCTATGCGCCGCGTTCAGTGGTTGACCGCGATAGCCACTAAGCCCAACCAGTGTGGTTCTGCGGAGCCCCAGCCATGTCTTGGGTATCACAGACTCGTGTCAAATGTTGTTACCTTGTAAATGCGCCACACCAACAATACTCCTTCTATCAATCCCACAGGCTCAGTATGGCTGCCCAAGAGTCGCCTGATAGTGATCACTTGGCTCCTGGTATCCTATGTATTCGCTTCCTCCTACAGCGGGATCCTGACGGCCATGCTAACGGTACCTCAGGTTTCTATCCCCATAGACTCTCTGGCTGACCTGGTGGCCCAGTCTCACCTGCCTTGGCGCCTTGAAACTGGCTCTATGATGTTTCAGTACTTCAAGGTAACTTTCCAGTCATGTGACAAGCCAAACAATAATGTACTGCTTAAGGTTAGTATATTTCTGAATCATTAATATTCACGGAATAAAATTAACAATTTACCTTATATATTCATAGTAACATTCACGTGAATGAACGTGGTATGGAAATGTAAAAAATTGTCGATTTGTAGCTTTAGGTGATTTATTAGACTGAAAGCAAATCACAtatacataagaatggaggaacactgtagcagtcctactggcccatactttaATGCTCAGTACGGGAATTAAAGAAAGTtctatgtgtatatatgttgtgATACATACCCTTATTTCAGTACACACTACTATTCTCAGTGAATATGCTTCAAGAGAGATATTACTCCTTGGCATATGTACATGAGTTTGTAAGTGACTATAAATGTTTCAGGTTTCGTTACTTACATCTGTCAAAAGACTTACATCAAGAGGGAGAAACATAGTGTATTCTGTGGAAGAGAAGGCTTGTAAGATAGTTATAACGGAGAATTGAATTGATGAGTTTACCTTTGAACTATAAGTATCACTCACCGGAGAAGTATTGACTTTTCGTCATGTAGAATTCAAATGAATGAGttacagctcatttgaaaacttGTGCCTTGGGGGATACTACCCTATCCTGCAAGGAAGTGAAGTGGAAAGAATAGAATTAAAATATTGATAACTGGAATAAACATGATATTTAAAAGACATTAATGACGAGATTCTGAATCAGAATTCTCTTAACTCTCCTTGATTTTCGAATGATGTGTTAGGTAGCATATTTGTTTCGCGATCAGCCGGTCaagtctcatttttttttttttaagctgagTGACCTACTCGGCTTTAGAGCTTCATTATCCATAATCTCTTTTGCACAAAGGAGTCTAACGACGAGGTGTTGTTGAAGGTGTTCAGGGGAGTGTCGGGCACCTTTCCTGACTGCTGGGCTGCGAGGGAAGACGTCGCTAATGGAAAGTTCGCTGCCATCTGCGACAAAACAACTATGAAGAAAGCAATGTCATGGGATTTCAGGTACAGTTCTATCATAAGTAACATTTTAAACTACGGGATGTGTTTGTAAAACTCACTGATGTctgaattcccccccccccaaaaaaaggcaAAGTTTTTAACGTTTTTTACTGTTTTGTTATATTGCATTACTGAACAATTGAAATCACAGTCGTCAGAGGACGCTAAATAATAACAAAAAGTATTAGAGGCATAGATGCATTTCTGAATTGCTGAGCTCGATGTGATCACAAAGTATTCCCTCTGATAACACCTGTAATCTTGCAGCACGAGCGGAAAGTGTCACTTGTACATCTCCAAAGAGAAAGTCTACAGCAATGCTCTAATCGCCATGGCATTCAAGATCAACTCCACCTACCTTGCTCCTGCAAACCACATGTGAGAATCACAATGATGTTTCAAAAGCTCTGGCCTATACTCGACTGTAAATAGTGCTCGATATTTAGTAAGAATTTACTTAGATTTCCCCTTATTGTTCATTTCCGTTAACTTTCCAACAGTGATGTCTTGACGATAGTGAATTATTCTTTGTCTAAAGAATTGAAGGTTCCCTCCTCCTTTTCGtagcaaacctgattacctcccattcttcaGACGCTCTATGCCCCTCGCTAGTTAATCGCTTCACtatgaatatataaataataatctttatccTTGAGCTTATCATAGCAGTCATCAATTGCAACTAGATAATTAATAGATGTATGGCTTGCTGTTGCAGTGTTTGTATAACTTGTTGTCTAAGAGATATTTCATAATTGCTTCTTTAAGCATCTCCTTGATGAAGGAGTCTGGCATCCTGTATAAGTGGCTGGGAGACCAGATCACAAACACCAGCCAGTGTCTTCGTCCACCGACCTCAGATCGCGGGGAGGGCATCGCTCCTCTCAACATCGAAGTCGTCGAAGGTCCCTTCCTCTTGCTAGCAGGAGGTCTGCATTGATTTGGAATCATTGTTTTCTAACTTTTCTTTAGATAGTTTGCCGAATAAAAAATCTTATTAACAgttactgctattgctactaataataacaaaaaataataacAGTGAAAGTTTTTGTAGAGACACGTTGCATAACAAACATTTAATGGAACACCTTTCGCTGCGTTAAAATCTTCATCATTGTATAATCTGATAAGTTTGTAATAAAGTTGtaacagagcgaaatgttgctcTAATTAAAGCTTATTCACAAGGCGTGTCTTTTCTTCAATACTGTCGGCAGAACGACTTGTGGCTCCACAAACGAGAGTAATATATTCAGAGTGCTTTCTCTTCCTACAGGACTGACTGTGAGTCTTATAGCCTTCCTTAGTGAGCTCACTGTGTGGTATTCGTGTGGTGGTAACCACAAGAGTCCAAGGAATGCTTAGGTTAGTCTCTCGCTCTTACCCCcaatctctctgtctgtctgtctgtctgtctctctctctctctctctctctctctctctctctatatatatatatatatatatatatatatatatatatatatatatatatatatatatatatatatatatatatatatatctctctcactCATGAATATATGCTTTAACGTAAGTAATTGTACCGAAATTATTCCAGAATTGCTCCGAACATTTGTGTTCCTTTAATAATTGAAAATAATTCCCAGTCCGCTACAACACTTTAAATAAGAAATGAGTAATTATTTCACTTCATCTAActtatattccatttattttgcAGAATATTTTAACAGCAAAATCGTCGAACGAAACATCGCTTCCTACCGTGCTTGTCAAAGAGTCTTGCAAGAACAATAACCCTCGAAGGAGAATATACCAGCTCGTCCTCCTTGGCGGGTTCGATCCTTATCTTAATCGAGCTTGATTTCTTCCCACTCATCCAaggcactgtatgatccctacgggcTTAGCTCTTTCCCCTCCCATCATGAATGTGGTGAAAAAACGTGTGCGAACTGGGCACACACGACTTACACACTAATTCGAATTGGGCACAAACGACTCATGCACGGATATCACGTGGAAAGAAGCCAAGCATTTCCACGAGGACTGCCAGGTGGCTTTAACTGTTATTCATGTATTAATTGCATTAATGCAAAACAAAAAACTGATAatatttacagattttggttTGGTTT
This genomic stretch from Cherax quadricarinatus isolate ZL_2023a chromosome 22, ASM3850222v1, whole genome shotgun sequence harbors:
- the LOC128689865 gene encoding probable glutamate receptor, with amino-acid sequence MSELLEIFADKMNFSYELVRPSDLMWGGPQTDGSWTGMLGMLQRLEVEFAIGPFGVTDLRETVCDFSEPVHSENNAILMVRPTLQNDVSGFLKPFAFEVWLLMLLSLVSVVGAVTLLTDNTLAEDKIYSFDSRNTLVKAAMWSLKALTQESSVWLPKSRLIVITWLLVSYVFASSYSGILTAMLTVPQVSIPIDSLADLVAQSHLPWRLETGSMMFQYFKESNDEVLLKVFRGVSGTFPDCWAAREDVANGKFAAICDKTTMKKAMSWDFSTSGKCHLYISKEKVYSNALIAMAFKINSTYLAPANHIISLMKESGILYKWLGDQITNTSQCLRPPTSDRGEGIAPLNIEVVEGPFLLLAGGLTVSLIAFLSELTVWYSCGGNHKSPRNA